The genomic stretch TTATTTTGCGTAATCAGAAACTCTTGATTCACGAATAATATTAACTTTGATTTGACCAGGATATTCAAGCTCCTGTTCAATCTTCTTACTGATTTCTCTGGCTAGTGGAGCCATCTTGTCATCATTAATCTGTTCAGGCTTAACCATAACACGGATTTCTCTACCGGCTTGAATAGCAAAGCAACTGTCAACACCAGGGAAGCTCTTACCAACTTCTTCAAGCTGTTGTAGTCTCTTAATGTAATTTTCAATGTTTTCTCTTCTAGCTCCGGGTCTTGCAGCAGAAATAGCATCAGCAGCCTGAACAATACAAGCTACAACTGTCTTTGCTTCTACATCACCATGGTGAGCATGAATAGCATGGATAACTGCGTCACTTTCTTTATATTTTCTGGCAACTTCAACACCAAGCTGAATGTGAGAACCTTCCATTTCATGGTCAAGTGCTTTACCAATATCGTGAAGTAAACCGGCTCTCTTAGCAACTGTTGGGTTAAGACCTAGTTCTGAAGCAATCATACCTGAAATATAAGCAACTTCAATTGAGTGTCTCAGTACATTCTGACCATAAGAGGTTCTGTACTTTAATCTACCAAGAAGTTTAACAAGCTCAGGGTGAAGGTTGTTAACACCAAGTTCAACAACTGTTCTCTCACCTTCGGCCTTAATAGTAGCTTCAACTTCTCTTCTTGCCTTTTCAACAGTTTCTTCAATTCTTGCAGGATGGATTCTACCATCTGAAATAAGTTTTTCCAAAGCAACTCTTGCAATTTCTCTTCTAACAGGTTCGAAAGAAGAAAGTGTAATTGCTTCAGGAGTATCGTCAATAATAAGATCAACACCTGTAAGTGTTTCAATAGTACGAATGTTTCTACCTTCTCTACCGATGATACGACCTTTCATATCAT from Ruminococcus bovis encodes the following:
- the rny gene encoding ribonuclease Y, producing MPMWLAIVLIVVAIVAGLAVGVYLGIQRRKQVAEKAIGSAETEANRIVSEAIKSAEAKKKEFLLEGKDELHRLRNENEKEISDRRKEVQRQERRIQQKEETLDRKMDNLEKKENNYQRKQKEVEQKLQEVEQVKKSQFEMLERISGYTADQAKDYLLQQLDTELDHEKSVKILEYEEKLKEESDKRARNIISLAIQRLAADQVSEATVSVVSLPNDDMKGRIIGREGRNIRTIETLTGVDLIIDDTPEAITLSSFEPVRREIARVALEKLISDGRIHPARIEETVEKARREVEATIKAEGERTVVELGVNNLHPELVKLLGRLKYRTSYGQNVLRHSIEVAYISGMIASELGLNPTVAKRAGLLHDIGKALDHEMEGSHIQLGVEVARKYKESDAVIHAIHAHHGDVEAKTVVACIVQAADAISAARPGARRENIENYIKRLQQLEEVGKSFPGVDSCFAIQAGREIRVMVKPEQINDDKMAPLAREISKKIEQELEYPGQIKVNIIRESRVSDYAK